TCAAAGGTGGGACGGTTGGGGTGCACATCAACAGCATGCCTCAGCACCGCCTCTGCTTCCTCTACCTGACTGGCCGTCGCACCCTCACAAGCTATCCAAACTTCCACGGTCTTCAGGAGTAAGAGGTTCCCCAAGCCAACGTCATAGCTGGTGGCACCACCCCCGGATGCCACCACACACAATTCAATCTCCATGAGCATCGGCATCGCCCCATGCAAAAATGTGAGCGCAATGTCCGTGTGGCAACGCCTCAGGTTTGGGAATAATCCGCCGCCGGGGACGGTCCATGAAAATCCTGCTTCGACATTCACAGAGAGGAAGCGGAGCTCTGATATTCTCGCGAGGGCTTCAAGGTCCTGCATCTCCATGGCCTTCACTCGAAGGTCCAGGTGGGAGAGATGTGGGACGCAAGTGGAGTTCACCCACGACGGCAACCGTGGCAGGGTGACACGGACACTGTCTATAGAGAACCTGCGCAGCTGCCGGGGAGGCTCCCAACCTTCCCAGCCACTCATCTCAGCATCtgaacaggaaaaaaaatctaggtcCTCGATTCCACGCAGGCTGCGGAGAGACTCCACCAAATCCTTCAGCGAGACCTCGTCTACTTCCCAATACCAATTAATGTGGAGAATTTTCAGATCAGTTAGTTTGAGCAGCTCCGCAGCAAAGTTTGGGCAGCTGTCATCCGATACATAGACCCGAAGCTCTTGTAGGGACTTCAGATTCCCGAGCCCAGCAGGAACTTCAGTGAATGAGTCCATGCATAAGCATAGCAGCTTGCTTAGTTCATAAACAGTTACGGGAAGTGCATCAAGAAAACTGTCCCTGACATCCAATGTTTGCAAGTGCCTAAGATTCCCAATTTCCTGTGGGAGCTCAACTTTACCAGTGTTTCTCATTCCTAGATACCTCAACTGTCGTAGGTTCCCAAGATGCTTGAGAAAGTAACCTCCGGTGATATCACAATCTTCCAGTGCTAGCACACGTAGAGCATGGAAGTCCAGAAGTGGAGGCATCATGCTTGTAGGACACTCAAAGGCATTGAATGACCTGAGACGTGCCATGTCCACAGGAAGGTTATTGTCTATATCTTGATTCCAACTAATATGCAGTGCTAACCTACGGACATTTCTGCTCACTAGAGATGTGTTGTGCTCTTCATGCATTCTATCCAAAACTGTTGTAGAGTTTTCTTCAGTTGAAATGATGCGGATGAGGTCCAAAACCATGTCGTGGATGCGGCAACCATCCAAGGTGCCCTCATAATTGTTGAAATCCATTGGTTGGATCATGCTTTTGTTAATAAGCTCAGTGAAGTATCTTTCACCGACCTCAAATAACCCTTTTCCTTGTTCCACATGTACGAAGCCTTCGGCTATCCATTTCCATATCAAAGACTCTTTCTCAATCAAACAATCTTCGGGGAAAATTCTTAGGTGCAACAAACAATTCTTTAGGTATGAAGGCATATCATAGAAGCTAAAAGATAGTATCTTCCTCGTGTTCTGAAAACCATCATTATCTTCTAGCCGAAAACCAATTGAGTCAAACACGTTAGACCAATCCTCTAGAGGTTTATCAACCAACAAACTAGCTATTGTAATAATAGACAATGGAACACC
The window above is part of the Oryza sativa Japonica Group chromosome 7, ASM3414082v1 genome. Proteins encoded here:
- the LOC107277279 gene encoding disease resistance protein RGA5-like, with the translated sequence MIQRRSESSSYMEFPTGAMAAVIPKLSKLLMEEYGLQNSVKEGITFLNSELESMQAEVDKISKVPLDQLDSQIKIWARDVRELSYDIEDNVDTFMLCVDDLEARKKHDFTWLIDKYCKSLSELKIHHKIANDIKHDIIPVKEVVERHDRYNADDVDSKLPTIIDPRILKLYDNVTKPVGVDKASGDLIKKLSMETDQSSQKLKMISVVGFGGLGKTTLAKEVFGMLRVQFSYACFVSVGRKPDIKKVLKSILIEVNKQKHMSDLAKLSERHLIDEIREYLENRRYLVVLDDIWEISTWDIIKCAIVDSNCGSRVIATTRISQVAEEVGDIYNMEPLSDDNSKRLFNRRIFGADCIGTTNNQSIEAMEKVLKKCGGVPLSIITIASLLVDKPLEDWSNVFDSIGFRLEDNDGFQNTRKILSFSFYDMPSYLKNCLLHLRIFPEDCLIEKESLIWKWIAEGFVHVEQGKGLFEVGERYFTELINKSMIQPMDFNNYEGTLDGCRIHDMVLDLIRIISTEENSTTVLDRMHEEHNTSLVSRNVRRLALHISWNQDIDNNLPVDMARLRSFNAFECPTSMMPPLLDFHALRVLALEDCDITGGYFLKHLGNLRQLRYLGMRNTGKVELPQEIGNLRHLQTLDVRDSFLDALPVTVYELSKLLCLCMDSFTEVPAGLGNLKSLQELRVYVSDDSCPNFAAELLKLTDLKILHINWYWEVDEVSLKDLVESLRSLRGIEDLDFFSCSDAEMSGWEGWEPPRQLRRFSIDSVRVTLPRLPSWVNSTCVPHLSHLDLRVKAMEMQDLEALARISELRFLSVNVEAGFSWTVPGGGLFPNLRRCHTDIALTFLHGAMPMLMEIELCVVASGGGATSYDVGLGNLLLLKTVEVWIACEGATASQVEEAEAVLRHAVDVHPNRPTFDLHQFNRYWLIKEDKEDGDDEDISATDQEHDSCVMKEAKRTRLSD